In the genome of Maniola jurtina chromosome 3, ilManJurt1.1, whole genome shotgun sequence, one region contains:
- the LOC123881161 gene encoding cytochrome P450 18a1, whose protein sequence is MIAMLTNSKLLWALWQVVSYCSSRTTLPLLLTVVVMFLAMRLIHSVRESRKLPPGPWSPPVVGYLPFLGVRHKTFLELAKSYGALFSTRLGNKLTIVMSDYKLIREAFRREEFTGRPNTPLMNILDGLGIINSEGRLWKNQRRFLHEKLREFGMTYMGNGKKIMEARIKSEVHELIDNLQRMEGEAVDAAPLLALGVSNVICGITMSVHFSHGDARFARLNHLIEEGMKLFGEIHYGEYIPLYNYLPGKAQVQEKVARNREEMFAFYQTLIDEHRNTLDMDNARDLIDVYLIEIEKAKMEGREGDLFEGRDHELQIKQILGDLFSAGMETIKSSLLWMIVFMLRNPDVKRRVQEELDSVVGRERLPTIEDMPNLPYTETTILETLRMSSIVPLATTHSPTKDVYLNGYTIPAGSQVVPLINCVHMDPNLWEEPNKFNPSRFIDENGKIKRPEFFMPFGVGRRMCLGDVLARMEMFMFFASMMHQFDVETEAGAAPPSLEGTVGATIAPKAFRVKFVARAPPAPPAAAALDHPHLRHVGAH, encoded by the exons ATGATAGCAATGCTAACGAACTCAAAGCTCCTGTGGGCGCTGTGGCAAGTGGTGAGCTACTGTTCTTCGCGTACGACGCTGCCGTTGCTGCTGACGGTCGTCGTGATGTTTTTGGCGATGCGGCTTATACACTCAGTGCGTGAAAGCCGAAAGTTGCCGCCCGGGCCGTGGAGTCCACCCGTCGTCGGCTACCTCCCATTCCTCGGAGTACGCCACAAAACCTTCTTGGAGCTCGCTAAAAGTTACGGTGCACTGTTTTCTACACGTCTTGGAAATAAGCTAACTATTGTGATGAGTGACTACAAGTTGATCAGGGAAGCATTTCGCCGAGAAGAGTTTACCGGTCGACCGAACACTCCACTCATGAATATTTTGGATGGTCTTG GTATCATCAATAGCGAGGGCCGTCTTTGGAAAAACCAGCGCCGGTTCTTGCACGAAAAGCTTCGTGAATTTGGAATGACTTACATGGGCAATGGAAAGAAAATCATGGAGGCGAGAATTAAG AGCGAAGTTCATGAGTTGATCGACAATCTGCAACGTATGGAAGGCGAAGCAGTAGATGCTGCTCCACTGCTTGCTTTAGGAGTATCAAATGTGATTTGCGGAATTACAATGTCAGTACACTTCAGTCACGGCGATGCTCGATTCGCAAGGCTTAACCATTTAATCGAAGAAGGCATGAAGCTTTTCGGTGAAATTCACTATGGAGAATACATACCTCTTTATAAC TATCTTCCTGGCAAAGCTCAAGTGCAAGAAAAAGTGGCAAGAAATCGCGAAGAAATGTTTGCTTTCTATCAAACGTTGATCGACGAGCACCGGAACACGCTTGATATGGACAACGCTAGAGATTTAATTGACGTCTATTTAATCGAAATAGAAAAGGCTAAAATGGAAGGCAGAGAAGGAGATTTATTTGAAGGCAGAGATCATG aATTGCAAATCAAACAAATTCTTGGTGATCTATTTTCGGCTGGCATGGAAACCATTAAATCGTCATTGCTATGGATGATTGTCTTCATGTTGAGGAACCCAGACGTAAAACGTCGCGTGCAAGAAGAACTGGATTCTGTTGTTGGTCGCGAGCGTCTGCCTACGATAGAAGATATGCCAAATCTTCCTTACACTGAGACAACTATACTTGAAACATTACGCATGTCAAGCATCGTGCCCCTAGCTACGACACACTCCCCTACAAA GGACGTCTATCTCAACGGTTACACAATTCCTGCGGGATCGCAAGTCGTGCCTCTAATCAATTGCGTCCACATGGATCCAAACCTTTGGGAGGAGCCGAATAAATTTAACCCGAGCAGGTTCATAGATGAAAACGGTAAAATTAAGCGACCGGAATTTTTCATGCCGTTCGGAGTCGGAAGGCGGATGTGCCTGGGGGACGTGTTGGCGCGCATGGAAATGTTCATGTTCTTCGCGAGCATGATGCACCAGTTCGACGTGGAGACGGAGGCGGGCGCCGCGCCGCCGTCGCTGGAGGGCACGGTGGGCGCTACGATCGCGCCGAAAGCTTTCCGCGTGAAGTTCGTggcgcgcgcgccgcccgcgccgcccgccgccgccgcgctcgACCACCCGCACCTGCGTCACGTGGGCGCCCACTGA
- the LOC123881162 gene encoding cytochrome P450 306a1: MDFIFVWIVAFVLGFWIFKKINQWKQLPPGPWGLPIVGYLPYLDRHHPHLTLTELSKRYGPIYSLQMGTIYTVVLSDHRLIREAFSKDAFSGRAPLYLTHGIMKGNGIICAEGALWKDQRKLVTTWLKSFGMSKHGVVREKLAKRISSGVHELIQNVKETRGTPISLPSMITNSLGNVINDIIFGFKFPLEDKTWNWFRQIQEEGCHEMGVAGVVNFLPFVRFISPSTQKTMQVLVRGQAQTHRLYASIIATRRRILGLETPPGSEYNEHANIFNEHHEGFIKCIKYSKHTSNAEVHYFDPKVLIPSKDECILDSFLAEQKRRYENGEENAHFMRDEQMYYLLADMFGAGLDTTAVTFSWVLLYLALYPEVQEKVREEILTVYPEECAVDSLKLPYLMAVICETQRLRSIVPVGIPHGCIQDTFLGNYRIPAGTMVIPLQWAIHMDPDVWEDPESFNPKRFIDEHGELLKPQEFIPFQTGKRMCPGDELSRMLTVGLLARLVRAFRIRLSSDPPTAEQMKGEVGIALTPPKVLYICEPLN, translated from the exons aTGGATTTCATTTTTGTGTGGATTGTGGCATTCGTTTTGGGATTTTGGATATTTAAAAAGATAAACCAATGGAAACAGTTGCCACCCGGCCCGTGGGGTCTACCCATTGTGGGTTACCTGCCTTACCTTGACCGACATCACCCGCATTTGACCCTGACTGAGCTATCGAAGCGATATGGTCCAATTTACAGCTTGCAGATGGGGACCATTTATACTGTGGTTTTGTCTGATCATCGATTAATTAGGGAAGCGTTTTCTAAGGATGCCTTCTCTGGACGTGCGCCATTGTACTTGACGCATGGTATAATGAAAGGCAAtg GAATCATATGCgctgagggagcattatggaaAGATCAACGGAAGCTGGTAACAACATGGCTTAAAAGTTTTGGAATGAGCAAACACGGCGTAGTTCGAGAAAAATTGGCTAAACGCATTTCAAGCGGAGTCCATGAATTGATTCAa aaTGTTAAAGAAACTCGTGGGACACCGATATCTCTACCGAGTATGATTACGAATTCCTTGGGGAATGTCATCAATGATATAATATTTGGATTTAAATTTCCACTAGAGGATAAAACGTGGAATTGGTTCAGACAAATACAAGAAGAGGGCTGTCATGAAATGGGTGTAGCAGGCGTTGTGAACTTTTTGCCTTTTGTGCG ATTTATATCTCCATCAACACAGAAGACAATGCAAGTGTTAGTTCGCGGGCAAGCTCAAACGCATAGACTTTACGCTAGTATTATAGCGACGCGTCGAAGGATTCTGGGTTTGGAAACCCCTCCAGGATCTGAATACAATGAACATGCAAATATATTTAATGAGCATCATGAAGGTTTCAtcaaatgtataaaatatagtaaacATACGTCGAATGCTGAAGTGCATTATTTCGACCCCAAAGTACTTATTCCCTCAAAAGATGAATGTATTTTGGACAGTTTCCTGGCCGAACAAAAGAGGCGATATGAGAATGGAGAAGAGAACGCTCACTTTATGAGAGACGAGCAGATGTATTATCTTTTAGCTGATATGTTTGGTGCGGGTCTGGATACTACAGCTGTTACCTTTTCGTGGGTTTTATTATACTTGGCCCTGTATCCTGAAGTACAA GAAAAAGTGCGAGAGGAAATATTAACAGTGTATCCGGAGGAATGTGCGGTTGATAGTTTAAAACTGCCTTATCTCATGGCAGTGATCTGCGAAACTCAACGTTTGAGATCGATTGTACCTGTAGGGATACCTCATGGATGTATACAA GACACTTTCTTGGGAAATTATCGAATACCCGCGGGGACCATGGTCATACCGTTGCAGTGGGCAATTCACATGGATCCAGATGTTTGGGAAGATCCTGAAAGCTTCAATCCAAAAAGATTTATTGACGAACATGGAGAGTTGTTAAAGCCTCAGGAGTTCATACCTTTTCAAACTG GTAAACGAATGTGCCCTGGTGATGAACTTTCACGTATGTTAACAGTTGGCCTCTTAGCTCGTCTTGTAAGAGCGTTTAGAATTCGTCTATCTTCAGATCCACCAACGGCTGAGCAAATGAAGGGAGAAGTAGGCATTGCCTTGACGCCACCAAAAGTTTTATACATTTGCGAgccattaaattaa